The window GTCAGCTGTAGGATGTCTATTTCCAGAAAATGATTCtgaaagaagatactttgaaataaaaacacacattccaaaacTTTAAGTGAACACATTTTTATTGGAAACATGAGGTAAGCTGTTGTGTGAAAGTGTACAAGGCAACATGACGTCCTCACATAATGACAAGCAGATCATTCAAAACTATGGCTGTATATCTGTCCTTTTCCCCATCCACTCTTTTCATTTTTAGACTGGTCTGATCTTCATTCTCACTACTTTGAGGGAGTAATCAGCTGGTTTGAAAGGCAGCCACACAACACCATTCTCAATCTCATAAGGGACTTTGGTGCCAGGGTCGTACTGGCCTCCTTTATAGTAAATCCCATTAAGGTTGGCCGACTGGCAATTATTGTACCACCACCCTCCACCATACATCGCCGCACAGTTCTCCTCCCACTTATCGCTGTCCCTATCAAAGGTGCTAAACTTCATGCCAGCATGTGATAGGAAGGCTCTGAGTTTAGGCTGACCTTGCACTAACGCATCACCTGCATCACCCATGTAATCTGACACAGTCAGCGGAAAGCCTTTGGCCTCTGAGCCAACTTTAACACTGTATTCTGCATAGGCCTCATTCCCGTCCCAGTCCTGCAGCTCCACTCTTAGAACACTCTCATTCTGAGTGAGAAGGTGTAGGAATTTATTGCCGATCCAGATCTCGCCCTTACCCTGTTGGTCTAACTGGCCAAAACCATTTCGATACTCCTTCCAAGTGCGATTGAAGTTAACAGACCCATCCTCCCTCTGCTGAACCAGAGTCCAGCCTCCCAACCCAGTGCCCTGGTCACAGAAAACCTCTACTACCTCCTCCGACCCAGCAGGCTTTATTTTGAACAGGCCGCTCTGACCGCCATTTGCATGCTTCTGCAGGATTTCAGCGCAATCTGAAAGAAGATTACACACCTGCTGATTAGAGCAAAGCTGCATTCCTTCCAAAGATCCATATAATTCATTTTGGGACTAATTACGTGGATTTGTTTCTGGATGAGTAATTAAACGTGACATGTTATTGGAAATTACTTAGTTTAATGATAGTTTAGTCCATTACACCACAtgtttccaagacgatctaactAGTGTTATCAAGATAATTTCATTTGCTAATGGTTCACTTGTGTATGCTGCTTGAGTTAAGAGATTCACTCAAGTGTACCTCCACCGACAAAGCCAGCCTTGCGCTCGTCGCGCGATTTCACACTTCGTGCGTGGATGTCGGGTAGATCCTCTTCCACGTCGCCAGGCATGAATGCCCCAAGGTCATCCCCAAAAAATGGGTCACTAGAGAGGGTGGTCTTTGAATAACCCTTGCTTCCATCTGACACAACCGTTTTCGTGGAAGATGacgatgaggaagaggaagaggatgaagatgaagatgaggagAGCCTTTGCTTATCAGTGCCAAGACCCGTGAAGAAACCATCACTGAATTCACCCAGGCCATCTGTGCCGTGACTGAGAGAAGTCATGGACTTTTCTTTCCCACCACTCACGGTTATTCTGACTCCGTCACGGTTCAGATCTTTCCCTTCTTTGGCTGCCGTCAAAAACTCTGAATCTGAAATTCCCATTTTTTCTAAATCTTCACACCCGGGCCCGCTAGTCGTAACCTCAATCTTCTCCACAGGGCCGTCTTTGGTGTGTGTTGTCACCTTGCGCACTGACTTGGTGCACTGCTTGATGGTGGAGGTTGAGGTGGAGGTATGTGATGTAGAGGAAGAAGCTGAACCCGTACCTGATATAGGGAACTTGCTAACAGTGGCGGCAGATTCGGCAGTGGAACCCTCCGCCTCCAGAGTAAGCTTCATCTGACCCACGTCTCCAAAGAGGAGCTGCTTCTGCTCAGCTTTGCCTGTTCCGCTTTTATATATGGAGGGTAACACCAAGTCCTTCAACGGCCTGCTCTTCATGATTCCCAGAGAACTAACGGTCTCCACGTTCTGGACACGCAAAGAGTTGAGTTGGTCCATTTGCTTATCCAGAGTCACATAGCTCTCCCTGTCCACCGAGAACTCAGTGTAGCTGGCGCAAGAGCCCTTGCATGTGCGTAGTTTGATGTCAATGTCGACCTGCCCCAAGAGATAATATTGGGTGAATGTGCTTTGTTATGTCATGAAATCAGTCtagtaaaaaaattattgtggCTTTTGCAAATAAGcctcaaatattttttatatataagtattttCAACTCtcccttataaatttttttaattattattttagttttgaaagAGCAATCATACATTTCtgaatttttaataaatgtatttttttatataagtattttGCTCACCTCAAGTCGCTGAATTACAACAACTTGATCTTTGACCTGCGACTTCAGAGCGTCCAGTAACCGGAGTTGACGGTCAATTTTAATCTTGATATCAGTAATCCTCTGTCTTAGCTGTTCGGCCAAGGTGGTGTACCTGTTATCATTACCTGAGAGAAAGGAGGAAAAAAATTTTCATAATGTCTTCTAACAATATGCCTGTGAACTTCCACAAATTAATTTCATGCTCGGCATGAATGatcaaaatttccaaaaatcaaaGATTGAATCGAAGCAAATTCTTACCAGCGCTAGAGGACAGTCGCTCTCTTAGGTAAGAGTAAGTGTTTTTGGACACTTGATCGGTGGAGCGATACAGTTTCCGGCCCTCGTCCAGAAGAAGACGAATCTTCTCAATCTTCTTGATGATATCGTGGTCAGCTTTGTCCATGAGGCCTTGAACTCGGCAGCCAGATGGACATTTGCTTCCCTGAAGAATTCAAATTTGGTAACTTTAGCCAACTGGTTGGTTTACATTTGTACTTGTTTCATTTTCAGAGCTTAATGAAAACCTTGACTCAATATTTATGacttaataaagaaataatagtACGTACCCAGTCGTCATCTGTACACATAGGCCATTCTTTTGTCTTACAGGTGTCTTGTGCCTTGTAGCCGTGTTCGATAGGACGAGCACCTCTAACATTCACAACTGGGTCAtctgactgaaaaataaaattaattaatatttaatagtggtaattatttaataattcaaatgGGTTCAAATAAAGATTGAATAAAGGAAATGTATCGCCTGTTTGTTAGTGATAAGAGACTCACCAAAGCAGAGGACACAACCACGAACAGGCAGAGGAGCGAATGTGTGAGCTTCATCTCTGGTCTCTCTGTGCAGAATACAGACTGTCAGTGCTCACACATCCCACATGAACCCTTCTTATTGATCAGCAGACTGACTCATTATTGACCATGTACACTCAGTCCCCGGCCCCCACAGTCTGGAACACAGTATATTGAtttgaccaaaaaacaaaaaaaaatcagagatggagaaagagagataCAAATTACACAATTTTTCAACCGTTATCAGCTGGTTTACTGGAATGACAAACTATGTACTAGTACAAGAACTGGCACAGCAGTATGAGATTTGACTTTCCTTAGGAAGCTAAGAGAATAATAGTGGAATATATTTCTGTGGCTCATtgtatcattaaataaaaaactatgttTGGGGATTggagaaaataattttttgaaactAATACTTCTGgtggcattaaactgataaacaataaaacaataaatttaaataaatgctgttcttttaaactttcagttAATCAAAGAATGATAAAATGTATCATGGgttccacacaaatattaagcagcacaactgttttcaacattattaataagaataaatgtttcttgagcagcaaatcaaccaattaaaattatttctgaaggatcatgtgacattcaaggatcatgctgaaaatttagtaaattactttataaaattacataaacatattataaattgtacaaatattttatatttttatattcgtGATCAAAATTTATAAGGCTTTGGTGAGCATTtgagatgtctttcaaaaaccTTTGATAACGTGTTTATTACACAACAGCAGATTGTTTaacttttgaactttatttatgtatataggGCTGTGAATAAATCATTGCTTATGGACAGCTTCTACTGTGTTCATTACATTGTATTTTTGCAAACAGGTTGAATCATCATTATAGTCTATGATTTGCAAATTCAGATTAACAAGAAGAGGGAGTTTGCGCTCCATGAGGATCATTTCTGGGACTGTCTTTTCAATTACACAACACAGTGTTTGTTTTAAGTTGTTTTGATGTGCACTTCACTCACATTGCACAATACGGATCAGATCTCCTCTGTTCATGATAGAAAGCTGAGCATCATCACTATGatgtacattttcagtaaaaatcaaAACAGATAAAGATGTAAGGCTACTATGAGGAAATTATGATTTTGGATGAATAACAATTTTGGCTGCCAAACTTTAATCCAAACCACCAAtagaattaatattaataaattacacacacacacacacattgtaacATGGGAGCTGATGAGATATGCGGATCCATATGCAAACTTTTATTGGACATAGCCGTGGtcataacaggcatgggtcaaacactggcaaacaggtatatagagggcaagacacaagaataatATATATAGCAGAACAATACTCGGCAGTGTGTGAGGGGAAGGCCAATGCTTATAAAGCGTGTCTGATGATtgtgctctctctctgtgtgcgtgtgtgtgtgtgtgtgtgtgttattgttatCAGGTGAACttgtgattggtgcaatggatCATGAGAAACGTAGTCCAGGGTGTGATGTGCagtgtgagagtctgtgttgtggataatgacctctggtggtgaattAATGGAAGTTCATTGACGGGATCTTGACACACACACGACTTAGCAACAATTGCATTTCCCTCTTTAATAATTACCCTTATAAACTATAGTCCCAGATCCTTATGAATACTTTCAGATATTGGTCTATATCACTTGCAATCTAGGCAAACTAAAAATTACAGCTTTCACCTACTCATACATagactgcaaaaataaaataaaataaatgttgggTGGCCCCATCACCAgtttaactgtttgacaaacacgaTTAACCTTCACAGGGCTTGCAGAGCCGTCCTTAGCTGACGCTGTGCCTTTTAAAATGCTGGGATTGCAGATGTCATTAAGTCTAGTAGTAGGAACCACGATTACATGATTTTGTCCTACACGGATGAGATTGTTTGTGATATGTTTGACTGTCAAGTGCACAATcctagaaagaaaaaataataattaaacgaAAAAAATCAGTCTGGCGAGCATGAATAGTTTCGCGCGCATATCCGAGAGACTTTCTGCAGGAACAATGTTTTATACTCGCACAGTTTCATTGAATCTGCAACTACTGTCAGATGTTTTACAAGAGTCTCACGTTACAGAAGCAGTAACAGACGACGCCTCATTAGCAAATAAAATTCTTCGTATCGGATGCGCGTCAGGATTTTGGGATGATACTGCAATGACTCTAAATTATTATTCCTATGCATAATAGTTCTTGACAAGGACGGACGTGCTCAGAACAAGCGAACTAACGGTCTTTCCGTGTGTGGTTCCTTGAatgtccactagatgtcaccaAAGCACAACGTCACTCTTTCTAACCTCCGTGACGTCAAAACCACATTTATTGTATGAAGGGCACAACATTCGataaaacacatcaaaataactGTGTATCTGTAAACGTATTACACTTAAAACATTTCTCCCAAGTCCCAACTGCTCTCAAGCTCATTTTATTGAATATATGTTCATAAAAGATGTTCAACTAACATCAACAGTGtccaaacatgtttattttttattttaaacggCCCTGTTTTATCCTAAATACAAGTTGTTACATATTTGGATTGGGAAAGTATGCTAATGGAATATTCATCAACAATAAATGCCACTtgatttgataattattatttttttattcagtcatACATTTCTAAGTGAGGCTTATGTGAACAATTGTCTTAAAGAAACTATCATAGTTTCGTAAAAAAAATAACTCTCAAACCTTGCAAAATCTCTTCCATGCAGTTCCTCAGCTCATATATGATTTCCTTGTGTTTGATTATCTGTCTGAAATGACCATGTCACTGCTCTCAGCAGCCAAAACCAAAGCACCTGTAAATGATTCCTCCATCCTAAACCTTACCTTAGAGTGTTATTCATACCTGGTCTGACCCATTAAACtgcttttgtaataataatacatatttgtaATGATAGTAAATTcagggtgatttttttttgtgatattcaataatattttgaattttattacaagcttattataattaatgaataGAATGTTCTTTTCTTTCAGAATATGCTCCTGATTTTGTCCTTTCCCTTTCTTCATTTATCAGCAAAAAAAGGTCAACCTTATTAAAAGTTATGATAAGACTGTGACTCTTTTTGCagatacattttatttagattatGTAAATATGTGTTTTCTAAGATGTTTTATGCTATAATCTAGTCTAAGCAAAActaaactaatataatataatataatataattacacaaaatagtattttttattgcagtattttatggagatacaatttatattttgtatttttagtacCAGTGATAATGTTCATCTGAGCTTTTGAGGTATATTTATAAATCctgcaatataatacaatataataaacaaattttattatataaaaaaagaaatacaagttTTGAATATTTATTGACTTAGCTTTTGAATCAGCATGACTGATAATTACTAGAGTTTAACAAAGCATAAGTACTAACtttctataaaatataaactGGAAATAATGTATCAAAATTTCTACAagaacattaagcagcacaactgttttcgatattataaataataagaaatgttaatttGTCAGcactaaatcagtatattagtattattaatgatggatcatgtaacactgaatacAGGaatattgatgctgaaaatttagcttttcaTGTAGTCTATAGTTTATAGTTTAATACTACTTTTTACAGTAATTGTTAGGAATTTGTTCAAATTCCTTAACTAAGTATGTGTGATAGTAGTAGAGATTTCTACACAGCCACTGAACTCATTATAGTATACCCTTACTGAGAAACATCCAGACAGTATTGAAATCTTCCCTGTGATCTTCTGGTTTGGTGTGTATCCTAGAAAGACTCTTTGACTGAACTCAGGATGATTCAGAGGGAAAGAAACCACTTCCAAAGACCGCCCACAGGATGAATGCGTATTTGGGGTATGAACTACAAGTTAATTACAGCGTGTCATTGGTTCTGTCTGTTATTCATGCCTGGAGCCGGACTGGTGGTTTGTGCATATGAGATTCAGCTTTCTTGTGTCTTTATGTTACAGCGCCCTCCCTATTAAACGGTGCCTGGATCTCGGGCGGATATTGTAGTGATGGGACGATGTGTGGATAGCACTGTGGTTCTTGGACCACTGATGCATTTGGTAAAGTTTGTCACGCAAGAACGTTCTTTCTCTTGTGCAACAGCTGTTGTGCCTTATTCCTTCTCTGTGATGACGTGATGGTAATTGTAACCTCCTCCATCAGCACAAAACAACACCAGAAGCAAGTTACATACCAGCAGCATGTATTATAAGAAAGAGTCAAGTTTACTTTAGCATCTAAAGGTAGATATTTTGACTTAATCCAAGAAGAAATTCACATTCAAATTCAAAACAGCTACCTTAATTTTCTTGTTAAGTCTCTGTTGTTGCAATGGTTTTTAATAGTACTTTtgtcatacaaatatatatatatatatatatatatatatatatatatatatatatatatatatatatatatatatatatatatatatatatatatatatatatatatatatatatatatatatatatatatatatatatatatatatatatatttgtgcataTGTATTcgatttgtatgtgtgtgtgcttgcattAATCAACTGTATGAAATGTCAGATGACCTACATTGGTTCAGTAAATGCGTTAAAACTTTAAACACGTTATTTTTCACcacaattaattaatcaaattaacacattaaattaccagccctaatatatatttatatacagtatatcaaatacaaaaagtgtgtgtgtgtgtgtgtctgtgtgtgttcagtggtgGCCACATCTCCAAGACACTTTAAGAGATGTACCCGCAAAACTACCTGAAAAACTATGCGCAAGTACGCAAAAGTTGCTTAAAATGCAAAGAGTTTATGACAGCATCCTAATTttgcagcatttttacacaagtgcctaactTGTTTTTTTGGACAGTTTGCGTGGGGCTGCAAAAACTATGGCCTGTTGGCTACTGAAAGACACTTTAAACTATGAGCTCTTAAAATGAATGTACACATACACTGGTGCAATGTATCAGACAAGTCTGTCTTCTCAAAACACAGATCAGCAGAGGCTGGACAACAATATGTACACTATACTCTGAGGTGAACATAAGGGCAGATAGTCATGCATGACTCACTTGTTTTTGTCGTGTGGTGTGAAAAACCATTCAGCTTAAGAATATTTGTGGCTAACCACATTTATGCTGTTAGTCAAGTTCAGTTCCTGTTTTGATTGCTGTGAaatttcattaaacattttttttctgttgcagt is drawn from Carassius gibelio isolate Cgi1373 ecotype wild population from Czech Republic chromosome B1, carGib1.2-hapl.c, whole genome shotgun sequence and contains these coding sequences:
- the fga gene encoding fibrinogen alpha chain; translated protein: MKLTHSLLCLFVVVSSALSDDPVVNVRGARPIEHGYKAQDTCKTKEWPMCTDDDWGSKCPSGCRVQGLMDKADHDIIKKIEKIRLLLDEGRKLYRSTDQVSKNTYSYLRERLSSSAGNDNRYTTLAEQLRQRITDIKIKIDRQLRLLDALKSQVKDQVVVIQRLEVDIDIKLRTCKGSCASYTEFSVDRESYVTLDKQMDQLNSLRVQNVETVSSLGIMKSRPLKDLVLPSIYKSGTGKAEQKQLLFGDVGQMKLTLEAEGSTAESAATVSKFPISGTGSASSSTSHTSTSTSTIKQCTKSVRKVTTHTKDGPVEKIEVTTSGPGCEDLEKMGISDSEFLTAAKEGKDLNRDGVRITVSGGKEKSMTSLSHGTDGLGEFSDGFFTGLGTDKQRLSSSSSSSSSSSSSSSSTKTVVSDGSKGYSKTTLSSDPFFGDDLGAFMPGDVEEDLPDIHARSVKSRDERKAGFVGGDCAEILQKHANGGQSGLFKIKPAGSEEVVEVFCDQGTGLGGWTLVQQREDGSVNFNRTWKEYRNGFGQLDQQGKGEIWIGNKFLHLLTQNESVLRVELQDWDGNEAYAEYSVKVGSEAKGFPLTVSDYMGDAGDALVQGQPKLRAFLSHAGMKFSTFDRDSDKWEENCAAMYGGGWWYNNCQSANLNGIYYKGGQYDPGTKVPYEIENGVVWLPFKPADYSLKVVRMKIRPV